The proteins below come from a single Tissierella sp. MB52-C2 genomic window:
- a CDS encoding methyltransferase domain-containing protein: MDIYNRFANIYDELMMDFNYEDWFNYIEQIFKKYNKEPKQILEMACGTGNLSYYLAKQGYRLTCFDLSSDMLSKAYEKLRKFKNVKLINQNMINFNLKESFDSIISICDSINYITEKEDLFKTFKNVWNHLEDDGIFIFDINSHYKLKHIIGNNTFIEDKEEVFYSWQNYYDDNEDICEFYLTFFYSEDGENFERFDEEHREKAYEEDEIRELLKEAGFRIIDSFEAFGFEKTKDETERINFVAIK, translated from the coding sequence ATGGATATTTACAATAGGTTTGCTAATATCTATGATGAATTAATGATGGATTTTAATTATGAAGATTGGTTTAATTACATAGAACAAATATTTAAAAAGTATAATAAAGAACCAAAACAAATTCTTGAAATGGCCTGTGGAACAGGTAACCTCTCATATTATCTTGCAAAACAGGGATATAGATTAACTTGTTTTGATTTATCTTCAGATATGCTATCTAAGGCTTACGAAAAGCTTAGAAAATTTAAGAATGTAAAATTAATAAACCAAAATATGATTAATTTTAATTTAAAAGAGTCTTTTGATTCCATTATATCCATATGTGATAGCATAAATTATATAACGGAAAAGGAAGATTTATTTAAAACTTTTAAAAATGTATGGAATCATTTAGAAGATGATGGTATATTTATATTTGATATTAATTCCCATTATAAATTAAAGCATATAATAGGGAATAATACATTTATAGAAGATAAGGAAGAGGTATTCTATTCTTGGCAAAACTATTATGATGATAATGAAGATATATGTGAGTTTTATTTAACCTTTTTCTACAGTGAAGACGGAGAAAATTTTGAAAGATTTGATGAGGAGCATAGAGAGAAGGCTTATGAAGAAGATGAAATAAGAGAATTACTTAAAGAAGCTGGATTTAGGATTATAGATTCATTTGAAGCGTTTGGATTTGAAAAAACAAAAGATGAAACTGAAAGAATAAACTTTGTTGCTATAAAATAA
- a CDS encoding small, acid-soluble spore protein, alpha/beta type — translation MKKKKEKKKKIETLEDKLKYEIAEELGLIDKINDVGWGGLTAKESGRIGGLITVRKREMNKNTEEKKE, via the coding sequence ATGAAGAAGAAAAAAGAAAAAAAGAAAAAGATAGAAACTTTAGAGGACAAATTAAAGTATGAAATAGCAGAGGAATTAGGACTAATAGATAAAATAAATGATGTGGGCTGGGGAGGACTAACAGCTAAAGAATCAGGTAGAATAGGTGGATTAATCACTGTAAGAAAAAGAGAAATGAACAAAAATACTGAAGAAAAGAAAGAGTAA
- the hpt gene encoding hypoxanthine phosphoribosyltransferase yields MDSSKRERTLYSRESISTRVRELGEIISKEYNNKSLIVISLLRGSFIFASDLVREISIPVEVEFMTTASYGHDEISSGNVEIVHDIRADIEGKDVLIVDDIIDSGYTLKKVKETLGLKNPNSVKICVMLDKPSRRKVDLEPDFVGFTIPDVFIVGYGLNYGDHYRNIPYIFTFD; encoded by the coding sequence TTGGACAGCAGCAAGAGAGAGAGAACCCTTTATAGTAGAGAGAGTATAAGCACTAGAGTTAGAGAATTAGGAGAAATCATATCTAAGGAATACAATAATAAAAGTTTAATAGTGATATCATTACTTAGAGGTAGCTTTATTTTCGCTTCAGATTTAGTTAGAGAAATATCCATACCTGTTGAAGTTGAATTTATGACAACTGCAAGTTATGGACATGATGAGATATCATCAGGGAACGTAGAAATTGTACATGATATAAGAGCAGATATAGAGGGAAAAGATGTTTTAATTGTAGATGATATAATTGATTCTGGATATACACTAAAGAAAGTAAAGGAAACTTTAGGTCTAAAAAATCCAAACTCAGTAAAGATTTGTGTAATGTTAGATAAACCTAGTAGAAGGAAGGTAGATTTAGAACCAGATTTCGTAGGTTTTACTATACCAGATGTCTTTATAGTAGGATATGGACTTAATTACGGAGATCATTATAGAAATATCCCATATATATTTACTTTTGATTAA
- a CDS encoding single-stranded DNA-binding protein, with amino-acid sequence MIDKTVETNIVRLVGKVASERTFSHEMYGEGFYNLDIEVPRLSDSVDILPITVSERLMVDVDLSIGQYVIIEGQLRSYNRYIDNSNRLVLTIFIKEIYIPEEEELEEALRKPNEIYLDGYICKKPIYRTTPFGREITDVLIAVNRSYNKSDYIPSIAWGRNARFCEKMLVGDHIKLWGRIQSREYQKKLSNGEVEKRTAFEVSVSKLEYVENDNNRLELCEEEA; translated from the coding sequence ATGATTGATAAGACTGTAGAAACAAATATTGTGAGATTAGTTGGGAAAGTGGCAAGTGAAAGGACTTTTAGTCATGAAATGTACGGAGAAGGGTTTTATAATCTAGATATTGAAGTACCTAGATTGAGTGATTCTGTAGATATTCTTCCAATAACGGTTTCCGAAAGACTTATGGTAGATGTAGACTTATCTATTGGACAATATGTTATAATAGAAGGACAACTAAGGTCTTATAATAGATATATTGACAATAGTAATAGGCTAGTTTTAACTATATTTATTAAGGAAATCTATATACCAGAGGAAGAAGAATTAGAAGAAGCTCTAAGAAAACCTAATGAAATTTATTTAGATGGGTATATATGTAAGAAACCCATTTATAGGACGACTCCTTTTGGTAGAGAAATAACAGATGTTTTAATAGCAGTAAATAGATCATATAATAAATCCGACTATATACCATCTATTGCTTGGGGAAGAAATGCAAGATTCTGTGAGAAGATGTTAGTAGGTGATCATATTAAACTTTGGGGTAGAATTCAGAGTAGAGAGTATCAGAAGAAACTTTCCAATGGAGAAGTAGAAAAAAGAACTGCTTTCGAAGTATCGGTATCAAAATTAGAATATGTTGAAAACGATAACAATAGACTAGAACTATGTGAAGAAGAGGCTTAG
- a CDS encoding polysaccharide deacetylase family protein, translated as MKNRYYKNDINITIRLLIVLCVALICLVYVTIKTTENIATVFAPTKELPIYSVETPDKKIAISFDAAWGDEYTSHILDTLDKYKVKSTFFLVDFWVEKYPEHVKEIAKRGHDVENHSTTHPNMSQLSAEKMAEELNTVGKKIEDLTGKKPTLFRPPFGDYNDLVIQTARNNGYYTIQWDVDSLDWKEFGVQPVVDRVTRNVRNGSIVLFHNNAKYIKEYLPLVIERLQEDGYEIVPISELIYKENFIMDNTGRQILQK; from the coding sequence ATGAAAAACAGGTATTATAAGAATGATATTAATATTACTATTAGATTGTTAATAGTTTTGTGTGTAGCACTAATTTGTTTAGTTTATGTTACAATTAAGACTACAGAAAATATTGCTACAGTATTTGCTCCAACTAAAGAATTGCCAATATATAGTGTAGAAACACCAGATAAAAAGATTGCCATTAGTTTTGATGCAGCTTGGGGCGATGAATATACAAGTCATATATTGGACACACTAGATAAATATAAAGTAAAGAGTACATTTTTTCTAGTTGATTTCTGGGTTGAAAAGTATCCAGAGCATGTAAAGGAAATCGCAAAAAGAGGCCACGATGTTGAAAACCACTCAACAACGCATCCTAATATGAGTCAATTAAGTGCAGAAAAAATGGCAGAGGAATTAAATACAGTAGGAAAAAAGATAGAAGACTTGACAGGAAAAAAGCCAACACTATTTAGACCACCTTTTGGAGATTATAATGACTTAGTAATACAAACTGCAAGAAATAATGGATATTACACTATTCAATGGGATGTAGATTCTTTAGATTGGAAAGAATTTGGAGTCCAGCCAGTAGTGGATAGAGTAACTAGAAATGTAAGAAACGGTTCTATTGTGTTATTTCACAATAATGCAAAGTATATAAAAGAATATTTACCTTTAGTCATAGAGCGATTACAGGAAGATGGATATGAAATTGTTCCTATTTCTGAATTGATATATAAAGAAAACTTTATAATGGATAATACAGGAAGACAGATTTTACAAAAATAA
- a CDS encoding alpha/beta-type small acid-soluble spore protein: MANNNKIVVPEARAALNQMKLEIANELGMSNYDSMDKGNLTSRQNGYVGGYMVKQLVKSAQNQLAGK, encoded by the coding sequence ATGGCTAATAACAATAAAATAGTTGTTCCTGAAGCTAGAGCAGCCTTAAATCAAATGAAATTGGAAATAGCAAATGAATTAGGAATGTCAAATTATGATTCAATGGATAAAGGTAATTTGACTTCTAGACAAAACGGATATGTAGGCGGATATATGGTTAAACAATTAGTTAAGTCTGCTCAAAATCAACTAGCTGGAAAATAG
- a CDS encoding DUF4364 family protein, with the protein MFIENTEELAQNKLLLLYLIKLSDKDFTNSEITEFVLEKNYMNFFLVQQYLSELINSNFIQIENKNSRDVYILLEKGEIALSYFEKRIPVQVKEELNKVFNKLEKEKKIETQVVTDYFQKNNNLYVVNLKLVENEDTLFSIYLDVATKKQVDLICDKWKKNPEAIYQSIINILTDEQTTPLE; encoded by the coding sequence TTGTTTATAGAAAACACTGAAGAATTAGCACAGAACAAACTCCTTTTATTATACTTAATAAAATTATCTGATAAAGATTTTACAAATTCTGAAATAACTGAATTTGTATTAGAAAAAAACTATATGAATTTTTTCTTAGTACAGCAATACTTAAGTGAATTAATTAATTCTAATTTTATACAAATAGAAAACAAAAACTCTAGGGATGTATATATACTATTAGAAAAAGGTGAAATAGCTTTATCTTATTTTGAAAAAAGAATCCCTGTTCAAGTTAAAGAGGAGTTAAATAAGGTATTTAACAAATTAGAAAAAGAAAAGAAGATAGAAACTCAAGTGGTTACAGATTATTTTCAAAAAAACAATAACTTATACGTAGTAAATTTAAAGCTAGTTGAAAACGAAGATACTTTATTTAGTATCTATTTAGATGTAGCTACAAAAAAACAGGTAGATTTAATTTGTGATAAATGGAAGAAGAATCCAGAGGCTATTTATCAGAGTATAATCAATATACTTACAGATGAACAAACCACTCCATTAGAGTAG
- a CDS encoding folylpolyglutamate synthase/dihydrofolate synthase family protein: MKYQEALEYINDKDKYGSRLGLDSIGKLMSLLGNPQEGLKYIHIGGTNGKGSTSSYMAHCLEAGEYKVGLFTSPYIERFNERIQINGQDIPDDTLGRITGLIKEKANIMVQEGYEHPTTFEIVTAIGFMYFKEENVDYVILEVGLGGRYDSTNIISSPLASIITTLDYDHIDVLGDTLDKIAYQKAGIIKENSMVVSYPQEAEALEVIKKAAEEKESDFYLCPMENIVVKEVNGSGSTFDFYYKNIELKDIKISMLGEYQVYNATLALTTILILKEKGLVHITEEQIREGLKKTKWPGRLEVIRKNPTFLIDGAHNVQGISQLKKALSLFNYNKLILGLGILKDKDSSHMVELLAPLADEIVVTEVNMPRKLDAEDLAKEISKYNQNVVVEKDIKKAIEKALELAKEDDMIVFGGSLYLIGEVRTLAKLL; the protein is encoded by the coding sequence ATGAAATATCAAGAGGCTTTAGAATATATAAATGATAAAGATAAATATGGCTCAAGACTTGGACTTGATTCAATAGGAAAGCTTATGAGTCTCTTAGGGAACCCTCAAGAAGGACTAAAGTATATTCATATAGGTGGAACCAATGGAAAAGGTTCCACCTCATCTTACATGGCTCATTGTCTAGAAGCAGGTGAATATAAGGTTGGGTTATTTACTTCACCATATATAGAAAGATTTAATGAGCGTATTCAGATAAATGGACAAGATATACCAGATGATACTTTAGGAAGAATAACTGGTCTTATCAAAGAAAAGGCTAATATTATGGTACAAGAAGGATATGAGCATCCTACTACTTTTGAAATAGTTACTGCCATAGGTTTTATGTATTTTAAAGAGGAAAATGTGGATTATGTAATTCTAGAAGTGGGATTAGGTGGTAGATATGATTCTACTAATATTATTTCATCACCTTTAGCCTCAATAATTACTACCTTAGATTATGATCATATTGATGTTTTAGGAGACACACTGGATAAAATTGCTTATCAAAAAGCAGGAATTATAAAGGAAAATAGTATGGTAGTATCTTATCCTCAAGAGGCAGAAGCATTAGAGGTTATAAAGAAAGCAGCAGAAGAAAAAGAATCTGATTTCTATTTATGCCCTATGGAAAATATTGTGGTTAAAGAAGTAAATGGTTCTGGTAGCACCTTCGACTTCTATTATAAGAATATAGAATTAAAAGATATTAAAATATCTATGCTAGGTGAGTATCAAGTTTACAATGCTACATTGGCTTTGACTACTATATTGATTTTAAAGGAAAAAGGATTAGTCCATATTACAGAGGAACAAATTAGAGAAGGGCTAAAGAAAACAAAGTGGCCAGGAAGATTAGAAGTTATAAGAAAGAACCCAACTTTCTTAATAGATGGAGCACATAATGTACAAGGAATTAGTCAGTTGAAAAAAGCTCTTAGTCTATTTAACTATAATAAATTAATTCTTGGATTGGGGATATTAAAAGATAAAGATTCATCTCATATGGTTGAGTTATTGGCACCTTTAGCAGATGAGATTGTAGTTACAGAAGTAAATATGCCTAGGAAATTAGATGCTGAAGATTTGGCTAAGGAAATATCTAAATACAATCAAAATGTTGTTGTAGAAAAAGATATAAAAAAGGCTATAGAAAAAGCTTTAGAGCTAGCTAAGGAAGATGATATGATAGTATTTGGCGGTTCTTTGTATTTAATAGGAGAAGTAAGAACTTTAGCAAAACTACTGTAG
- a CDS encoding valine--tRNA ligase yields MLENLPKTYNPKDFEDRLYKYWNDNGHFTAHVDKTKKPFTIMMPPPNVTGSLHMGHALNNTIQDILTRWKRMEGYSALWLPGTDHASISTEAKVVEKIKKEGRSKEELGREGFLEEAWDWTHKYGNTIKNQLKKLGVSCDWSRDRFTLDEGLSKAVEEVFIRLYEKGLIYRGDRIINWCPSCRTAISDAEVEHEDSNGSIWHIKYPIKDGDGFIVIATTRPETMLGDLAIAVNPEDERYKDLVGKTVILPLMNREIPIIADDYVEMEFGTGAVKITPSHDPNDFEVGERHNLGQYVIMNEDGTISSKGGVYQGLERYEARKKIIEDLDREGYLVEIKDHQNAVGHCERCTTIVEPLISKQWFVKMESLAKPALEAYKNGELNFIPERFGKVYVNWLEGIKDWCISRQLWWGHRLPVYYCEDCDEIMVSRTKPDKCSKCNSINLHQDTDTLDTWFSSALWPFSTLGWPDKTEDLSYFFPTDVLVTGYDIIFFWVVRMVFSSIEQMGEMPFKDVFFTGLVRDSQGRKMSKSLGNGIDPLEIIDEYGADALRFTLVTGNSPGNDMRFYVERVESNRNFANKLWNATRFVLMNLEEDIAKEELTLDNLEEEDKWILSKLNTLAKEATENLDKYEIGMAAEKVYNFIWDEYCDWYIEMVKSRLYGENKESKETAEKVLLFVLKDILKLLHPFMPFITEEIWQHLPGGDTPLILSNWPVYKEEFNFPESEETIEFIKSGIKGIRNARAEMNIVPSRKSKQIFVTKDERIKNIIHNGRRYFLNLASSDEIEIVDNKEGIGEDNISVVLDKCEVFLPLKDLIDFEKEIERLEKEKEKLEDEIKRVVGKLSNEGFVKKAPEKVVNEEKEKQRKYEEMLENVIERLESIKSNK; encoded by the coding sequence ATGTTAGAAAATTTACCAAAGACTTATAATCCAAAGGACTTTGAAGATAGACTCTATAAATATTGGAATGATAATGGACATTTTACAGCTCATGTGGATAAAACTAAGAAACCCTTTACAATAATGATGCCACCACCAAATGTAACGGGAAGTCTTCATATGGGTCATGCACTTAACAATACTATCCAAGATATTTTAACTAGATGGAAGAGGATGGAAGGGTATTCAGCACTATGGTTACCAGGTACAGATCATGCCAGTATATCAACTGAAGCAAAAGTAGTAGAAAAGATAAAAAAAGAAGGTAGATCTAAGGAAGAATTAGGTCGTGAAGGTTTTCTAGAAGAAGCTTGGGATTGGACTCATAAATATGGAAATACAATTAAAAACCAACTTAAAAAACTTGGAGTTTCCTGTGACTGGAGTAGAGATAGATTTACTCTAGATGAAGGATTAAGTAAGGCTGTAGAAGAAGTTTTTATTAGATTATATGAGAAGGGTCTAATATATAGGGGAGATAGGATAATTAACTGGTGTCCAAGTTGTAGAACTGCCATATCAGATGCAGAAGTAGAACACGAAGATTCCAATGGAAGCATATGGCATATTAAATATCCTATTAAAGATGGTGATGGATTTATAGTTATAGCGACTACTAGACCAGAAACCATGCTAGGAGACTTAGCCATAGCTGTAAATCCAGAGGATGAAAGATATAAAGACCTTGTGGGAAAAACAGTAATTCTTCCACTTATGAATAGAGAGATTCCTATTATAGCAGATGACTATGTAGAAATGGAATTTGGTACAGGAGCAGTTAAAATAACTCCATCCCATGACCCTAATGACTTTGAAGTAGGAGAAAGACACAATCTTGGTCAATATGTAATAATGAATGAAGATGGAACTATTAGCTCTAAAGGTGGAGTATACCAAGGTTTAGAAAGATATGAAGCAAGAAAGAAAATAATTGAAGACTTAGATAGGGAAGGCTATTTAGTAGAAATTAAAGATCATCAAAATGCAGTAGGACATTGTGAAAGATGTACTACCATAGTAGAGCCTCTTATTTCAAAGCAATGGTTTGTAAAAATGGAATCCCTAGCTAAACCGGCATTAGAAGCATATAAAAATGGAGAATTAAATTTCATACCTGAAAGATTTGGTAAGGTTTATGTGAATTGGTTAGAGGGTATAAAAGACTGGTGTATTTCTAGACAATTATGGTGGGGTCATAGACTTCCAGTATATTACTGTGAAGATTGTGATGAAATCATGGTATCTAGAACAAAACCAGACAAATGTAGTAAATGTAATAGTATAAATTTACATCAAGATACTGATACATTAGATACTTGGTTTTCATCTGCTTTATGGCCTTTTTCCACTTTAGGATGGCCTGATAAAACAGAGGATTTAAGCTATTTCTTCCCAACGGATGTATTAGTTACTGGATATGATATTATATTTTTCTGGGTAGTTAGGATGGTATTTTCAAGTATAGAGCAAATGGGAGAAATGCCATTTAAAGACGTATTTTTTACAGGACTTGTTCGTGACTCACAAGGAAGAAAGATGAGTAAGTCTCTAGGAAATGGTATAGATCCATTGGAAATAATAGATGAATACGGTGCAGATGCTCTTAGATTTACTTTAGTTACGGGAAATTCCCCAGGAAATGATATGAGATTCTATGTGGAAAGAGTAGAATCCAATAGAAATTTTGCTAATAAATTGTGGAATGCTACTAGATTTGTTTTAATGAATCTTGAAGAGGACATTGCTAAAGAAGAGCTTACTTTAGATAATTTAGAGGAAGAAGATAAATGGATTTTATCTAAATTAAATACTTTAGCTAAAGAAGCAACAGAAAATCTAGATAAATATGAAATAGGTATGGCAGCTGAAAAGGTATATAATTTCATATGGGATGAATACTGTGACTGGTATATCGAAATGGTTAAATCCAGATTATATGGAGAGAACAAGGAAAGTAAAGAAACAGCAGAAAAAGTTTTATTATTTGTTTTAAAAGATATACTGAAATTGCTTCATCCATTTATGCCATTTATTACTGAAGAGATTTGGCAACACTTACCAGGAGGAGATACTCCTTTAATATTGAGCAACTGGCCAGTATATAAAGAAGAGTTCAACTTCCCGGAATCAGAAGAAACAATTGAATTCATTAAATCAGGAATTAAGGGTATAAGAAATGCAAGGGCTGAAATGAATATCGTACCTTCTAGGAAATCTAAACAAATATTTGTGACCAAGGATGAGAGAATAAAAAATATAATCCATAATGGTAGAAGATATTTCCTAAATCTTGCTTCAAGTGATGAAATTGAAATAGTAGATAATAAGGAAGGTATAGGAGAAGATAATATTTCTGTAGTATTGGATAAATGTGAAGTGTTCTTACCTTTAAAGGATTTAATTGATTTTGAGAAGGAAATCGAAAGATTAGAAAAGGAAAAAGAAAAACTTGAAGATGAGATAAAAAGAGTAGTAGGTAAATTATCTAATGAAGGATTTGTTAAAAAAGCTCCTGAAAAAGTAGTAAATGAGGAGAAAGAAAAACAAAGAAAATATGAAGAAATGCTTGAAAATGTAATAGAAAGACTTGAAAGCATAAAATCTAATAAATAA
- the pgsA gene encoding CDP-diacylglycerol--glycerol-3-phosphate 3-phosphatidyltransferase, which produces MNIANMITILRILLIPVYLYFFYSSLRNNILLAGIIFIIAGISDVLDGYIARKYNMTSRLGIVLDPIADKLMMFTILISFTTKGIISVWILIALGIKEIAMISGGAILYLFKGKQVMPSNKYGKVATLSFYAATLSIVFKLPELLSTSLFFLTVALNIIAFINYFIIYIKMGHNRLNDMVDK; this is translated from the coding sequence ATGAACATAGCAAATATGATAACAATTTTAAGAATACTACTAATTCCAGTCTATCTATACTTTTTTTATTCTAGTTTAAGAAACAATATTTTATTGGCAGGAATTATATTTATTATTGCAGGAATATCTGATGTTTTAGACGGATATATAGCAAGAAAATATAATATGACATCTAGACTCGGGATAGTTCTAGATCCTATTGCAGATAAATTGATGATGTTTACTATTCTTATTAGTTTTACTACTAAAGGAATTATATCTGTTTGGATACTAATTGCCCTAGGAATAAAGGAAATAGCCATGATATCAGGTGGAGCCATATTATATCTATTTAAGGGGAAACAAGTAATGCCCTCAAATAAATATGGAAAGGTAGCAACCCTATCGTTTTATGCTGCAACCTTATCTATTGTATTTAAATTACCTGAGTTATTATCTACAAGCTTATTTTTCTTAACAGTAGCCTTGAATATTATAGCCTTTATAAATTATTTTATAATTTATATAAAAATGGGACATAATAGGTTGAATGATATGGTTGACAAATAA
- a CDS encoding ABC transporter substrate-binding protein: MSKLLRKISFVLILMVVLSFGLVGCQKNSELQTIRLVEVTHSLFYTPQYVAINQGFFEEEGLKIELLNGKGADKVMTSLLSDEAEIGFMGPEASVYVYNQGRDNYVINFAQLTQRDGSFLVGREKDDNFTFDKLKGKTVIGGRKGGMPEMTLEYVIKNHGLEIGRDVDVRTDIQFDVMAGAFVAGEGDYVALFEPVAATLEKEGKGYVVASIGEEGGYLPYTCYSATKEYIEKNPDIIQKFTNAIYKGMVWVQEHNSEEIADAVMPQFPDTDKDVLISLIERYRDQDSWKPDLIITEEGLDHMMNIMELAGELDQRADYNKIVTTEFAKKAMK; encoded by the coding sequence ATGTCAAAGCTTTTAAGAAAAATTTCGTTTGTATTAATCCTAATGGTAGTACTATCATTTGGTTTAGTTGGTTGTCAAAAGAATTCTGAGCTACAAACCATTAGGCTAGTTGAAGTTACTCACTCCCTATTTTATACACCACAATATGTAGCTATTAATCAAGGGTTCTTTGAGGAAGAAGGACTAAAAATTGAGCTGCTCAATGGTAAAGGTGCGGATAAAGTTATGACTTCATTATTGAGTGATGAGGCTGAAATTGGATTTATGGGTCCTGAAGCATCTGTATATGTTTACAACCAAGGAAGAGATAATTATGTAATTAACTTTGCACAATTAACTCAGAGAGATGGTTCCTTTTTAGTAGGTAGAGAAAAGGATGATAACTTCACCTTTGATAAACTTAAAGGTAAAACTGTCATAGGAGGCAGAAAAGGCGGTATGCCTGAAATGACTTTAGAGTATGTAATTAAAAATCATGGCCTAGAAATAGGTAGAGATGTTGATGTAAGAACAGACATACAATTTGACGTAATGGCTGGAGCATTTGTTGCTGGTGAAGGTGATTATGTAGCATTATTTGAGCCTGTTGCAGCCACATTAGAAAAAGAAGGCAAAGGCTATGTAGTGGCTTCCATAGGTGAAGAAGGCGGATATTTACCATATACTTGTTACTCAGCAACTAAAGAATATATTGAAAAGAACCCTGATATAATCCAAAAATTTACAAATGCAATTTATAAAGGCATGGTTTGGGTTCAAGAACATAATAGTGAGGAAATTGCAGATGCAGTAATGCCACAATTTCCAGATACAGATAAAGATGTTTTAATCTCTCTAATAGAAAGATATAGAGATCAAGACTCTTGGAAACCAGATTTAATCATTACAGAAGAAGGATTAGACCATATGATGAATATTATGGAACTGGCTGGAGAACTGGATCAAAGAGCAGATTATAATAAAATAGTAACTACTGAATTTGCTAAGAAAGCTATGAAATAG
- a CDS encoding Na+/H+ antiporter family protein: protein MLTNPVLLSVLVMAVLCLLRVNVLIALIVSAMAGGVLSGMSVGDSIATLISGMGGSAETALSYILLGALAVAIGKTGVADILARKIGRIIDGRRRLFVLLIAVVACFSQNLIPVHIAFIPILIPPLIPVMNKFKIDRRGVAAALTFGLKAPYIILPVGFGLLFHNIIREALIDNGVLVERNMIWKSMLLPGIGMIVGLFIAVLISYKKPREYKELESQESNTKDIEEQGMTREHWAALVGAVAAFAIQIITKSLPLGAISGLALMMMLGGFKWKELDDMINGGIGLMGFIAFVMLVASGYGAVIRETGGVESLVKAAAGMMGGSKAIAAFTMLLIGLIITLGIGTSFGTVPIIATIFVPLCTALGFSPAATICLVGTAGALGDAGSPASDSTLGPTAGLNVDGQHDHIWDTCVPTFLHYNIPLLIFGTIAAVLL, encoded by the coding sequence ATGTTAACCAATCCGGTGCTATTATCAGTATTAGTCATGGCTGTATTATGTTTATTAAGAGTAAATGTATTAATCGCACTTATTGTATCAGCAATGGCAGGTGGTGTATTATCTGGTATGTCAGTAGGCGATTCCATTGCTACCTTAATTAGTGGAATGGGTGGGAGTGCAGAAACTGCATTGTCATATATACTACTTGGTGCATTAGCAGTAGCAATTGGCAAGACGGGAGTTGCAGACATACTAGCTAGAAAAATAGGAAGGATAATAGATGGTAGAAGAAGGCTATTTGTATTATTAATAGCTGTTGTGGCTTGCTTTTCCCAAAACTTAATTCCAGTCCACATAGCTTTTATTCCAATATTAATACCTCCTTTAATCCCTGTTATGAACAAATTTAAGATTGATAGAAGAGGTGTAGCAGCAGCACTAACATTTGGACTTAAGGCTCCTTATATAATATTACCAGTAGGATTTGGACTCCTTTTTCATAACATAATAAGAGAAGCTTTGATAGATAATGGAGTCCTTGTAGAAAGAAATATGATTTGGAAATCAATGTTGCTTCCAGGTATAGGAATGATAGTAGGATTATTTATAGCTGTGTTAATAAGCTATAAAAAACCAAGGGAATATAAAGAACTTGAATCACAGGAATCGAATACTAAAGACATAGAAGAACAAGGAATGACAAGAGAGCACTGGGCTGCATTAGTAGGAGCTGTAGCAGCATTTGCAATTCAAATTATAACAAAATCCCTTCCCTTGGGGGCTATATCAGGATTAGCATTGATGATGATGCTAGGTGGATTTAAATGGAAAGAGCTTGATGATATGATAAATGGTGGTATTGGATTAATGGGATTTATTGCTTTTGTAATGTTAGTTGCTTCAGGTTATGGTGCAGTTATTAGAGAAACAGGCGGAGTAGAATCTTTAGTAAAGGCAGCGGCAGGTATGATGGGAGGAAGTAAAGCAATAGCAGCATTTACAATGCTATTAATAGGATTAATTATTACTTTAGGCATTGGTACATCTTTTGGAACAGTCCCAATAATTGCAACAATATTTGTACCTCTATGTACAGCATTAGGCTTTAGTCCTGCTGCAACAATTTGTTTAGTAGGTACAGCAGGGGCATTGGGAGACGCAGGTTCCCCTGCATCAGACAGTACACTGGGACCTACTGCTGGCCTTAATGTAGATGGTCAGCATGATCATATTTGGGATACTTGTGTACCTACATTTCTCCATTATAATATTCCATTATTAATATTTGGAACAATAGCGGCAGTATTACTTTAA